Proteins from a single region of Runella sp. SP2:
- a CDS encoding M48 family metallopeptidase, giving the protein MERIENYFNHTLSEAERAEFEQELKANPALAQEVAFWLQARAAAQAEARAHRKEELTQLGQQLQQKGRRSFYYALSAAASVVLCLGIGWYVWLRKSVVESDYNQAWASTYIEKNLSTLDGLKLGNAETDSLQWGIQSYNEGDLQKAKAIFEALLQRDSTNAEAEKNAGLVSLRLKEYDQAIEHFHRLGTRTDLVSNPGKFYEAIALLMKNEPLTQKSAQNLLKEVKRNKLEGWKDVE; this is encoded by the coding sequence ATGGAACGAATAGAAAACTATTTTAATCATACCCTTTCGGAAGCAGAACGGGCTGAGTTTGAGCAAGAACTCAAGGCCAATCCAGCGTTGGCTCAAGAAGTCGCTTTTTGGCTGCAAGCCCGTGCCGCCGCCCAAGCGGAGGCGCGCGCTCACCGCAAAGAAGAGTTGACGCAGCTAGGGCAACAACTCCAACAAAAAGGTCGCCGCAGTTTTTATTATGCCTTGAGTGCGGCAGCTTCGGTGGTTTTGTGCTTGGGCATTGGCTGGTACGTATGGCTCCGAAAATCGGTTGTTGAAAGCGATTACAACCAAGCATGGGCAAGTACGTACATCGAAAAAAACCTCTCGACCCTCGACGGGCTTAAACTCGGAAATGCCGAAACGGATAGCCTGCAATGGGGCATCCAAAGTTACAACGAAGGCGACTTGCAAAAGGCCAAGGCTATTTTTGAAGCACTCCTCCAGCGCGACAGCACCAATGCCGAAGCAGAAAAAAATGCGGGTCTTGTTTCCCTTCGCCTCAAGGAATACGACCAAGCCATTGAACACTTTCACCGCCTTGGCACCCGCACTGATTTGGTCTCAAATCCTGGCAAATTTTACGAAGCCATCGCGCTTTTGATGAAAAATGAACCGTTAACTCAAAAGTCCGCGCAAAATTTGCTCAAGGAAGTAAAGAGGAATAAATTAGAGGGGTGGAAGGATGTGGAGTGA
- a CDS encoding CHAT domain-containing protein, with the protein MRILTQIGKSYKSRKLFPNSLSSYEWGINTIRAHLRTSQLTAKSIQKAAFKEYLLTLIQDKADTWLDYYKTTNTKSHLTNALKTYALADSMIDFMRYEHVGEGSKLFWRQKTRGMYERAIEASYLAGDAEAAFRFFEKSKAVLLSDKLNELGANQQLTENSAKRQRTLRDSIANLQNQLASLPANDAKRSGIQRRLEQFNDDFEAFRKQLESTNPAYYRYKYDNSTPTIAEFQKSISTNGSGGHTAGFVSYFVGDSAIYAFCLDQKARLVRLSLRPSDYQSLASEFLSLCADRSRLNAHYPQYRALAHRLYQLLWKPLGMTASRVIISQDGVFLPFETLLVQPNQNDFLLKYHAISYTYSANFLAKNQTDLAPSLRQGNKLFHRSFVGFAPETFQPSLRQASLKGSVAALEAVEEKFWWGKTLKNNEATKAQFMRYAPHSRVIQLFTHADADSTEAVEPLIYFHDAALRLSELTQADRFAAQLLVLSACKTGVGQNQRGEGVFSLARGFAALGIPSTITTLWSVEDQPTYELTKLFYHYLDQGLPKDEALQRAKLDWLNQGDAADALPSQWAGMILVGDTAPLAMDGLQFIVLGLGLLGLGILGGVWWWRRKK; encoded by the coding sequence ATGCGTATTTTAACGCAGATAGGAAAAAGTTATAAGTCAAGAAAACTTTTCCCTAATTCTTTATCTTCTTATGAGTGGGGAATTAATACCATTCGAGCGCACCTTAGAACGTCTCAACTAACGGCTAAGAGTATTCAAAAGGCAGCCTTCAAAGAATACCTCCTCACCCTCATCCAAGACAAAGCCGACACTTGGCTTGATTACTACAAAACGACCAACACCAAAAGCCATCTGACCAACGCTCTCAAAACCTACGCCCTCGCCGATAGCATGATTGATTTTATGCGTTACGAACACGTGGGGGAAGGCTCTAAGCTGTTTTGGCGGCAAAAAACGCGTGGCATGTACGAACGTGCCATCGAAGCCAGTTATTTGGCGGGCGATGCCGAGGCCGCGTTTCGTTTCTTTGAAAAATCAAAAGCCGTTCTGCTCTCCGACAAGTTGAATGAACTAGGGGCGAATCAACAACTGACGGAAAATAGCGCCAAACGTCAACGTACCCTACGCGACAGCATCGCTAATCTCCAAAACCAACTCGCCAGCCTGCCTGCCAACGACGCCAAAAGAAGCGGTATCCAGCGCCGTTTGGAACAGTTTAACGACGATTTTGAGGCTTTTCGCAAGCAACTCGAATCAACAAACCCCGCCTATTACCGTTACAAATACGACAACAGTACCCCAACTATCGCTGAGTTTCAAAAATCCATCTCGACTAATGGGTCGGGGGGACACACGGCGGGGTTCGTGTCTTACTTTGTCGGCGACAGTGCTATTTATGCCTTTTGTTTAGACCAAAAAGCGCGACTTGTTCGCCTTTCCCTTCGTCCATCTGACTACCAATCTTTGGCCAGCGAGTTTCTTTCTCTTTGCGCCGACCGCTCCCGCCTCAATGCTCACTATCCGCAGTATCGTGCGCTGGCCCATCGGCTTTACCAACTTCTATGGAAGCCGCTTGGAATGACCGCCTCACGCGTGATTATCTCCCAAGATGGCGTGTTTTTGCCCTTTGAGACCTTGCTCGTTCAGCCAAACCAGAACGATTTTTTGCTCAAATACCACGCCATTAGCTACACTTATTCGGCTAATTTTTTGGCAAAAAACCAGACAGATTTAGCCCCTTCCTTACGTCAGGGTAACAAACTATTCCACCGTAGCTTCGTTGGGTTTGCACCTGAGACTTTTCAGCCATCGCTCCGCCAAGCATCGCTCAAAGGCTCGGTCGCGGCTTTGGAGGCCGTAGAAGAAAAGTTTTGGTGGGGAAAAACGCTAAAAAACAACGAAGCCACCAAGGCACAGTTTATGCGTTATGCCCCTCATTCGCGGGTGATTCAGCTCTTTACCCACGCCGACGCCGACAGTACCGAGGCCGTCGAACCGCTCATTTATTTTCACGATGCGGCATTGCGTCTGTCTGAACTTACCCAAGCCGACCGCTTTGCAGCGCAGTTGCTGGTACTTTCCGCCTGCAAAACTGGCGTAGGGCAAAATCAGCGCGGAGAGGGTGTGTTTAGCTTGGCACGGGGCTTTGCGGCGTTAGGAATCCCGAGCACCATCACCACGCTTTGGAGCGTAGAAGACCAACCAACCTACGAGTTAACCAAGCTATTTTACCACTACTTAGACCAAGGACTTCCCAAGGACGAAGCTCTCCAACGCGCCAAACTCGACTGGCTGAACCAAGGTGATGCCGCCGACGCCCTTCCCTCGCAATGGGCAGGAATGATATTGGTCGGCGACACTGCCCCTTTGGCTATGGACGGTTTACAGTTTATTGTTTTAGGTTTAGGGTTATTGGGGCTGGGAATTTTGGGGGGAGTTTGGTGGTGGCGGCGAAAAAAATAA
- a CDS encoding RNA polymerase sigma factor, which translates to MFIFNKVLKDDALLQGLQAGTTQRRLYENKLYEKYHYLVREACFKHKISQDDAESAYSDAILTVIEHVVSRRFEGRSELKTYLTQIFTNKCVDNIRKNTTNKAEVHTNSIGLEDALAWLPDETQSAVRKLIVESEIETLQQHLRALGDKCREMILAWGEGYSDEEIAQTMGYNTAAVAKTSRLRCLEKLKEKYKSPFGD; encoded by the coding sequence ATGTTTATTTTTAATAAGGTCTTAAAAGATGACGCCCTCCTGCAAGGTCTTCAAGCAGGAACGACCCAAAGGCGGCTCTATGAAAATAAACTGTACGAAAAATACCACTACCTCGTTCGGGAAGCCTGTTTCAAGCACAAAATCAGCCAAGACGATGCCGAAAGCGCTTATTCTGACGCGATTTTGACCGTCATCGAGCACGTCGTCAGTCGTCGTTTTGAGGGGCGTTCTGAGTTAAAAACCTATCTAACTCAGATATTTACGAACAAATGTGTTGATAATATCCGAAAAAATACGACTAACAAAGCGGAGGTTCATACCAACAGCATTGGCTTGGAAGATGCGCTCGCTTGGCTACCCGACGAAACGCAGTCGGCCGTACGAAAACTGATTGTGGAAAGTGAAATAGAAACGTTGCAGCAACACTTACGGGCCTTGGGAGACAAGTGCCGTGAGATGATTTTGGCGTGGGGAGAAGGGTACTCCGACGAAGAAATTGCCCAAACGATGGGCTACAACACCGCCGCCGTAGCCAAAACAAGTCGATTACGGTGTTTAGAAAAATTGAAAGAAAAATACAAATCTCCCTTTGGGGACTAG
- a CDS encoding 3-ketoacyl-ACP reductase, protein MKKVAFVTGGSRGIGLGIAEHLAQKGFDLAINGVREEEAVKEVLDHLRSLGAEVIYCQGDIASGEARVAMLEKINTHFGRLNVLVNNAGVAPKVRADLLEATEESFDYVLNTNLKGTYFLTQAVANWMVKQKETSPDFEGSIITISSISATVASVNRGEYCVAKAGLGMMTQLFAARLGELGIPVYEVRPGVIKTDMTSGVAAKYDKLIAEGLTVQPRWGYPDDIGKAVAVIAAGAFPYSTGQVFVIDGGLTLARL, encoded by the coding sequence ATGAAAAAAGTAGCATTCGTCACGGGAGGGAGCCGTGGAATAGGATTGGGAATTGCGGAGCATTTGGCTCAAAAAGGATTTGACTTAGCCATCAATGGTGTACGAGAGGAAGAGGCTGTGAAAGAAGTACTTGACCACCTACGTTCGTTGGGGGCAGAGGTAATTTACTGCCAAGGTGACATTGCTTCGGGAGAGGCACGGGTGGCGATGCTGGAAAAAATTAATACCCATTTTGGACGGCTAAATGTATTGGTCAATAACGCGGGGGTTGCGCCTAAAGTGCGGGCCGATCTTTTGGAAGCCACCGAAGAAAGCTTTGATTATGTGCTCAATACTAACCTCAAAGGAACGTATTTTTTGACGCAAGCTGTCGCTAATTGGATGGTCAAACAAAAAGAAACATCACCAGATTTTGAAGGAAGTATCATTACCATTTCGTCGATTTCGGCCACGGTAGCTTCCGTCAATCGTGGGGAATATTGCGTGGCAAAAGCTGGATTAGGCATGATGACGCAGCTTTTTGCTGCTCGATTGGGCGAGCTGGGCATACCCGTCTATGAAGTACGCCCAGGAGTCATCAAAACCGACATGACGTCGGGGGTAGCGGCTAAGTACGACAAACTCATCGCCGAAGGGCTGACCGTGCAACCTCGCTGGGGCTATCCCGACGACATCGGCAAGGCCGTGGCTGTCATTGCCGCAGGAGCGTTTCCGTACTCCACAGGTCAAGTATTCGTCATTGACGGAGGTTTGACGCTGGCGCGGTTATAG